CTAGAACGATCGTCattacagggtggccactcaagtcgggaattcgccaaaatccgcaaaaaatcggaaaaagttgggaatttcagattttttgtcaaaaagtctcGGGAATCCCAAGTCTActtgtttcaaaattattttctaacttttgcattattttgtaatatttagtacaattttcaaatttgctctATTTTAGAATGAAAAGTCTATATAAGACATTGAATATCATGATAAATATTGGATgcatttgaaacatattttcaaaatatttttttaagaatcaaaagttaatgaaaaacgaTTTCAAAACAGATCTAAATTTATACGATTATGTCCATCGTAAAGTTAtgattcagttttatttttgtcacaaagattgaatatttgaaaaaaaaaattgagtttgcTATGGTTTTTTTAAAAGAGATTTTAAATGTGTAACTATATTTATGAAGTCTttgcacaaatatttttttgtttcaaaatatttcctttgaacttttttgtgaatGTAGATTACTAGAAATAAAGCATGATTttcagttaaggggttacatacatgtatatcggcaaaaaagtcagaggttagtatgagcacacacatcaactttttttaattcttttttcatggcattaaaatatacattttcacctactttcaaaacaaatttgaagatatttggttgcatcgttgccgagatatagcaatttcaagttagcagtttcgaaaaacgggtgccacgatatctcaacactttcttgaccaaatcggctcaaaattttggtgaagactcgttaaatcgattcagtgtgcatgacgaagcccgattttcaaaaagtttatttaaaaaaaaagataaaaatatgtttttgtttttcatataaatcaccgttagtttttgatttttgtacacgagatacatcttgagagtcttcacctcaaatttcagccaattttgcCCATCCCATCtctagatatcgtggcacccgtaaatcaactcggggtttagagaaaaacgctaacaaagtttgacagcccgctttgcgcatggcaaaattttgaacttaaatcgtctcttactcaatttaatcatgaaatatcttcatgaaacgttcaggagtgattaaaaatcatcttttgagtggatttatcaaatattctgtaatataaaattttgtgattttctacgtgtatgtaaccccttaatggaaaacttaaatattgaataaatccaATTGTTgttcgttctgaatgaaaaaattggcaaaaaaaactaaaaatctaaaaaaatctttaaaatgcatGGGGAAGAAGaactctttgaatttttgaaaattacatgcTTACATATCATTTAATTcgtaaattattaatttttttaaaattttcatcctAATTTACATAAAATCAGGTAATTTTCAATTCATATTTTAGGATAGAGAcccaaaatttgagaaaaataagaatttcaagattcgattatccggagtcTCTAGAGTTATAAATccctaaatttaatgaatttttaaactccTGAATTTTTGGCGggctttttgtgttttttagttATAGGTTCTTGAGTTTTTGAATTCCtgaattttaatttagaaaaaatttcattttgggatttttgaatatgtatcaaatatatatttatttttatattttctgtattttggaatttttagatttcaaaattcttgaatttttaaattttgttttttttaagtttgttgaCCGCTTCCTGAgcgttttttatatggagtttcgTATTCCTTTCTAGCccgtaccaaaaatacaaaaataaaaaaaatcaaaaataaaaaaaaatcaaagatacaaatacgtaaaaaatttaaaaaaaatgcaatgttgcaaaattatgcattttgcaatattgcatttttttatcgaGACCAAACAAggttaaacaacaaaaatatgaaaaataagacGGTCGACCtatgaaaaaacacaaaaggagcaattttcttcgaaatcggtgtttttttattttaatttttgtattttttaatcggccagggattttttgatcgatttggtgtcttcggcaatgttgtaggtatggatatggaatacgctgaaaaaaaaatacacggtaaaaaaaatttttggtgattttttatttcactttttgtcaatgaaacttgatttgcaaaaaaacactatttttaattttttttaattttttgatatgttttagaggacattaaatgccaacttttcagaaatttccaggttgagcaaaaaatctttgaccgagttatgaattttttaatcaatactgatttttttcaaaaaattgaaatattggtcgcaaaaattttgatgtcctgatgtcctctaaaacatatcaaaaaattataaaaaataaaaatagtgtttttttgcaaatcaagttttagtgacaaaaagttaaataaaaaatcaccaatttttttttaccgtgtatcatattttttcagtgtagtccatatccatacctacaactttgccgaagacaccaaatcgatcaaaaaattccttcaaaagatacagatttttgaattttcatgcatcatttttgtatggacagctgccaaatttgtatggaaaattatatggacaaagttatgatgcaaaatggcttctttgggcataccgaaggcaccaaaaaagtttcagtcggattaaaaaatacaaaaaaaatcgaatgaccgaaatctgagagaactgctcaaaggagaaaaatataaaaaagttagaaaatatgtaaaaacaagaaaacaaataaaaaatacaggaatgccaaaaacacgaaataaaaaaaaatacttccaaCAATACTCTTTAttctaaaacaaaataacaGTAACCATAAAAAAGGAATCAAACAACTAGTGCATCCTGCTCATAATAGTGAAACTTCACATAAGACGTAGTGCGTAGCATTATCGAAGCAACCCAATCGTAAGCATTCTGGAGAGTGCTGTATCGATCACTGACAACGTCTTTCTGTCaatggccagccctactgcgtgaAAGTTTACTGCAAAGACGATTCGTTGAAGTGAATCTCCAGGGAAGAATTATGTTTGGATTGTAAATTGCATAGTTTGTATGTATGAAACAAGCGCTTTATGGAAATAGCAGCTTGCACTaaacaaacatgtttgttacTTCAGCTGTAACACGTTACTCTAGGGAAGACTGTTTACGAGAGAAACTTGTCATGTATTGAACATTTATTATTGAAATGAAATAGTTAACTATGTGGAGTTTAGGCAAAGCGTCAACATTTTTAGTGCTTTTGCTACTAACAATTTCAAGTGATGCCTTTCCGACTGAAAATGTCAAACAAAGCGAAAAGAAATGTCAAGTTTCGCAGGAATTCCTCAAAAATCTACAAGTAATGATCACAAACGCCGTAACAGGCAGTGCGCATTTCCCGCAAAATGTCAACACTTCCGGCCACGGTGACTGCGAGCCGGATCTGAAGGTGATCGTGCGTTCGCTGGCGGAAATTCACAACGAAACGGCGCAGATTAAAGCCGGAGGGAGAACGACCGAGGAGGTGCAGGAGCTGAAGGATAATTTCGAGCAGGAGGTCGAGCAGTTGGCCAAGGAGCGGGACGTGTTTGAGTTGGATTTCAAGCGGGAAGTGCTGAAGAGGGAGGGCGAGATGTACGAAAAGATTCATGAGCTGAAGAAGAGTATTCAGGATTTGAAGCAGCGCATTCGGGAAGCGGAGGAGGAGTTTTACGAGTTGGCGTTCGAGCTGGTTGGGATACGGGTGGAGACGAACTCGATGGACGGGAAGGAGGATTGTTACGCCGGAATGATTCCCAAGGGTAGATTTGGCGGATTTTTCAAACACGTTGTAGCGAATCATGGTTACGGAACTTTGCTAGACGCGATGAATCTGCTGCAGCGGATCTACGATCGTAAGGACATATTCTACGAGTTCATGGAAGAGTTCCAGGAAAGTCCATCTTCGGCACagattgaaaatcacaaaatggtCCTAACTTTCATTTGTTGGGCCACCAAACAAGAGGGTCGAACCCTTCAAAACTTTGTCAGTGACTGCAATTTATACCATCTCTACAAAATGACGACTCAATTCTTTCCCACCTCAAACGATGGGCTGCAAGCTGTGAGGTTGGCGGAACCTGTGCTGAAAAGCATACCCGGAACTTGTAATGGTCAAGCTATAAAGTTCTACTTGAAGGAATTTTCGGTGCAGAAAAACAAGGAAAAGCACGAAAATTTGAAAAGGGCTGGCAAATGTGATCAGCTTCAGAACTAACTTTTAACgttaccaataaaaaaaaatttccgtgtaTCTTGCGTACGGCACAGCCGCTCAAGTTCGCTGCGTAATTCCCACTGCAAATCGCGCATTTGACGTGCGAATGGCGCTGCTGCGTTGCGCTGGACTCCcaagtaacaagcaaaatgcctTTACTTCTTAACAGGTTTTATAAAAGGTTTGAAATTTGCTTTTCtgttttatgaaaacattgatcAAAACTTGCTGGGTTTATGAtacgaaagttttaaaaatatctttaagaaTACTTTAAGAGCATGGAACATAGTTTTATATCACACTTCATTGTTTCTCTTAAAGCTATCCCAGAGAGGTTATTTATAAGACTTTTAAGCATTGTCAAAACTGCTTtgaaactaaattaaaactacTCTGTTCTATGAAAGCATATTTCCAGATTATTTGAACTTGATCTgtcaaatcacattttttgtaCAGTCGGTCGGTTTAGTGTCAAAGAAACTTTTACCAAAATTTGTAATCCCGGTAAACAAGTGATACTTTTCGCCCGTTTCCGGCTCCAGCGCGGATGTAACGGAGTACACCTATCCGAGGGTGATCGAGTACATGCCGATTTGGTCCATTGACATGCATGGGCAGTAGATGTTTTTTTCCGGCACGTGTTGATCGATTAACACGAGAATCATCATGGGCGCCGATTCCGTAGCTACCGTGAAGCCGACGCGCAGAATCGACAAGCTACAAATCATCAGTTAAGCCATCCGTTTGTCCGTCAGAGCCTTTCGAGGATAAGCTGGATAAGGCGTTCCGAGAAGCGGATAAATTCGTCGCGGAGTGCTAGTGTTTTAACGTTGGTCTAGTGTTGTTTattaaaatcagtgttgttgtgTCGACGGTAAATTCCTTTATGCGAGGAAAACTTATGATGATCCCAatcaaataaatgaataaagaatatgaaaaaaaatgtattttgttttttatccaaCGATGAAAAAATAACCATAAAAAACGTTTTGGATCTACCTCCTGCTAACTAAAATTCGCATGCGCTACGGTCGCAGTACTACGCCTTTTGCTCTTGGTTAAAATCGCCTTAAAGCTCACTGCAGTCTACATGTTCTTGCTTAATCTTGAACAAGAGCTTCGCAAGAAACAAAGCTCTTAAAGTTTCTTGTACAAGAGCTTCTTAAGAAAAATGGCCCTAATAACTGCTTTGACTAAGAGAGAATAGTTTTTACGAGTTCAGCCATATTAACACGAAAAAGCAACGGCCAAAAATGGAAGCCATGTtggtttttcagaaaaaaaataattgatcggtccatcaaaataaaaaatcgatgcaattttgaacgattcatgccttcgatgcatattttttcgaggCATCTAAGAAAACTgaccagtgaaattttgatggcaAGAATTTTTCAGTTAGAACGGCTGCGTAAAGTCAcagtaatttattattttgatattttttatagttATCAATATAATTTAATCTTTTTTCATTGGTCATTTGTGATTTATTTCATAAAGAATTATTGAATTTAACGAGATTATAATTAGAACTGATTTTCCTtcgacaaatcaattttatcttCAACGAGAGAAAACATCTTTAATGAAAGTTTATTTCAGTCTTGAAAACCTCTTCTGTGCGGTTATAAATTTAAGAAGCATgagcataaattttatttaagcaATTAAATACACCTGCagagtgttttaaaaatcaatgtcTATGCTGATGAGTTTTAGATGACTCCTAATAAATGGTCATGATAACCTCCCAACATAGTCCACTTTGCTCTTAACTCAGGTTTAATGCTGATTTATTGTTGTCCTGGAGATAAAATGGCTTTATGGTCATTTTTGGCTAAGATAACTTCAATCTCTCCTCAAGATAGGTacaaaactgaaaatgttacttgggagctATTTGTTCTCAGAGACCTTTTTAAAAACGATATGTTTGATAAATCTGGGCACGTGTGCAAATAACGATGTTGAACACTATCAGTAGACCTACAATAAAGTGGTTGCAACATTTTTCTGTTCAGTTGATTGCGAAACTTGTCGTACTTCAAGACTTCAGGACATGGAATTTAACATCATTTCCCTCAAAGTAATTCTACTAGCCttgcattttcattttaacaATGCTTTTCCCGTTCGCTCAGAGCCAAAACGCACGTGCAACgtggaaaaagtatttttcgacAATTTGAAGAAAGCCATTTTGGACGTCATCAAAAGTAAAGATGAAATCTCCCTTGAAACCAGTGGAAATATCGGCGATTGCCAGGAAGACCTGCACAAGATAGTTTCCACATTGAAGCAAATTCACGCCGAAACGACGCTAGTTCGAAAGGAAGGTGGCTCAAATGAGGACCTTAAAAATTTGAAGGAAGTGTTTCAGGAAAAGATGGCCGATTTCATTCGCGAGcaggatatttttcaaaaagatttcaaCGCAAATCAGCTAAAGACTAAGGGCAAACTTTACGACAAGGTGCACCGACTTCGCGTTGAAATTCGCGATTTGGAGGAGGAAATTCGGAAAACTGAGGAGAAGTATTTGAACACTGCATTCGAGTTGATTAAAACCAGTTTGGAGAGTGGATTTGAAAAAGAGAAGGCGGAAAATTACGCGAAAACAATACCGGAGGATAAATATttagatttaataatttacgttcaaggaaatcaaaaaaccgtaaagcaagctttgaatttgCTGGCGAAAGCTAACGTGAGTAAGGATATTATGCCGGCGATTCGAGAAAGTATGAAACTCAATTCtggcaaaatgacgaaaatgacgtaTGGGACAGTTTCTCAGTGGAtatcacaaaattaaaaattttaatcaaaattaatcagaaaccttgaaattgaaaaactcaagaaccaaaaaattcaaataataataaaataaatcaaaaaataagttctgaagtttaaaaaaatttaagatatagaaatttaaaaaaatatgcctaAACACTTCGAAAGTTCACCCCGGATAATCGgtttacattttgttttgttttctcaaatgttgttgttttttcgttaactactttaaatttgtttttttttcaagtttttttctgttctattctcatgttgtatttttgtatagttCGACTATCGTCTTTTTgagaatttattaaattttagtattttgttttaaatttttgttttattttgaattttggtatCCTTTGTTCTATATTTTCATttgtatttaagtttttttacatatattatttttgtgattcttttttttatatttttgtaattttcaatttttttggaatgttttgcaatttttgtattttttttttgtaatttttgtaatttttggaatgttttgtatttttttttgtaatttttgtaatttttgtaatttttgtaatttttgtaatttttgtaatttttgtaatttgtgtattttttgtaaattttgtaaattttgtattttttgtaaattttgtaatttttgtaattttaaaaattttgtagtttttgtaatttttcatttttttacataattttagcaatttttgtaattaaacaatttatgtttttattgcatttttcaattcaattccatTTTTCGAGATAGCATGttacaattttgttttatttgtgctTGTATAGAGATTTGGATTTTCCTTGCAACTATGACTGTTTCAGATACTGACTTGGTAGCATAGAAATTGTTTGTTTCAAACCTTCAAATCTAGGAAAAGGGTGGTAAAAAACCTAGCGAAATCCATAACtatatttattgtattttattttttaattttttttaatttagtttttatgtatttttttatttttagattttttttaataattcaaatttttcaattttcgtttgtttgcattttttgtaaatattgttaaatCAGCCAAATTTGTTTCCGGATTACAGAGCTGATTTGCTAATTCGAACGTAAAAAAATAGCACTGAAACGTCAAGATTAGCTGTCAGAAACTTCAACTCTATTTTAGGcactttgaattaatcagctgttgaaaggtagacACACATATCAGCTTGGGATAGTAAcacacacgcagaaaaataaggcatatttgaatcagatttttgttgaatcaacgctaaacgccaaagcaactttttcaaaacaacaaaagatttttgtgaaattaagaaaatcaaggtttgtttcaacgcaaaatcggcgttgattatattcaacaaaaatttagttgaatcaaacctcgtgcacacaagtaatgcttaaacaacgaaataaattaaatgaaagcTGTCAGTCGTTTAA
This is a stretch of genomic DNA from Culex pipiens pallens isolate TS chromosome 1, TS_CPP_V2, whole genome shotgun sequence. It encodes these proteins:
- the LOC120417705 gene encoding uncharacterized protein LOC120417705, encoding MWSLGKASTFLVLLLLTISSDAFPTENVKQSEKKCQVSQEFLKNLQVMITNAVTGSAHFPQNVNTSGHGDCEPDLKVIVRSLAEIHNETAQIKAGGRTTEEVQELKDNFEQEVEQLAKERDVFELDFKREVLKREGEMYEKIHELKKSIQDLKQRIREAEEEFYELAFELVGIRVETNSMDGKEDCYAGMIPKGRFGGFFKHVVANHGYGTLLDAMNLLQRIYDRKDIFYEFMEEFQESPSSAQIENHKMVLTFICWATKQEGRTLQNFVSDCNLYHLYKMTTQFFPTSNDGLQAVRLAEPVLKSIPGTCNGQAIKFYLKEFSVQKNKEKHENLKRAGKCDQLQN